A window of Rhododendron vialii isolate Sample 1 chromosome 11a, ASM3025357v1 contains these coding sequences:
- the LOC131308089 gene encoding uncharacterized protein LOC131308089 has product MIWELWAYKVLWMYPLMCKHPDLSTLPCALIWSKESMGTKEGKGNLNAFRLYLDKLKASQITWDPWKVVGLELEYPVKSRAVTASRVLLELAFGWQWYLGDRVTRQSLCYAKF; this is encoded by the exons ATGATCTGGGAG CTTTGGGCCTACAAAGTGCTGTGGATGTACCCACTGATGTGCAAGCATCCCGACCTAAGCACCCTCCCCTGCGCGCTGATCTGGAGCAAGGAGAGCATGGGGACGAAAGAAGGAAAAGGCAACCTAAATGCCTTCCGATTGTACTTGGACAAGCTGAAAGCTTCACAG ATAACCTGGGATCCCTGGAAAGTGGTGGGGCTAGAGCTTGAGTACCCGGTTAAGAGCAGGGCTGTTACAGCTAGCAGGGTGCTACTAGAATtggcctttggttggcagtggtacttgggagatcgagtgacacgccaatcacttTGCTACGCTAAGTTCTAG